The Fusarium falciforme chromosome 10, complete sequence DNA segment AAGACAAGAGCGAAACAGGCTGCTCGCAAGACGACACAAGCTGCCAAAGATAGGCGAATTAGTGACGGCACGGCCATCGACCTTACCGTACATAGATGGGTCAACGCCAAGCAGTTTCGTCAAGGCGATGGGAAGGAGGATCATTGCGCTAGCGAAGTCCCATTCCAAAATCAGGAAGAAACCGTTGTGGATGTTTTTGCGCAGGTGTGTCTGGAGGTAGTTGAGACTACGCTGGCCAAGCTTTACGAGACCATGGCCAGCACAgaagacaaggagaagaagaaggagtgtCGTATCAAGATACGAGCTGTGGATGCGTATCGAGAGCAGCTGAGGTTGCAGCTACTTCAGCTGGTGAGTTTCTTTCACTGGTTACAGAGTACGGAAACTGACATGGGCAGGCCATTCATCTCAATGATTGGCATACGCTACGAAAACGAGTTCGCCTGATTCAACGGGAGAAGCTGAAACTAAGAGAAGACATCCTTCAGCTCAAGGCAGAGAGGGAACAGGTTGCTCTTCGGATGGACGCAGTGCGCATCAAACACGAAGAGGACACCGAAGAGTCAAAGGTGAGTAGCAGAGACTTTTTCAGTGCTGCGCTTGACTAACATTTCGCCTAGTACCGCCTCGACACATCTGCTATCATGTATGATGTAGACCTCGCGGTTGAACAGGGACGAGATGCTCCCGAACTATCACGCGCCCAAGAGAAAAAGGCTGAGCTGGCAAACCTCGAGCTACTTGTGGCACGCATCACAAATGAAGCTAGCTCTGCAAGCTCAGCAGGCGGAATGCTCCAGCAGGTCAAGGAGTTTAACGCTTTCTTGGAACGGGCAGCAGTGGCACTGGAAACAAGATGAGACACAGTCAAAGTAACTCAAATAACCATTGCCTTGGCCATGACAGGATATTACACTTTTTGGTTGCTCTCGCTCAGTtaatcttggccttgctaaAGTCCATCTCGGGATGCTGCTCCTGGAACTGCTTGAGAATGTCGAGCCTCTTTTGCTCGTCCGAGGTGGGCAGGCCGCGCTCCTTTTGCTGCTGGTCAAACATCATCTTCTCGACCATGCCGCGcgtctcgccgtcgaggtCCGACAGCTTGGACGAGTCGGGCTGGATCTTGGTCACGTCGATCTTGGGCGCGTTGGTCACGACGTGCGCCCACCACTCCATCTTGTTCACCTTGTCGAGGTGGATCTCGACCGTCTTGGTGCCGTCGGCGTTGGTACTCAGCGTCCAGGTTGAGTCGTCGACGTGGATGGGGTGGGGGAGGTCGCCCTGGGAGGTGTTAGCTTGGAGCTGAGACTGGcggcgatggaggaggaaagTCAAGTCATGAGTGAGGGTGTATGTACCTTGATGAGGGGTTCCTGGCCCTTGATACCCGCCTGGAGGCtgttcttcttgatctcAATCACGAGATCTCTAGACTTGAAGTTCCCGGGGACAGTAAAGGTGATGTCGAGCTCAGAGATGACCTGCGTCCACTTGTAGGGCAGAGCAGCctgctcctcggcctccttggcgCGAGCGGCAGCGTCTTCAACGGGAGTGGGTTCTGCCATTGGAAGTTAGTTTAGCGGTAGAAACATGTCAAGGTAGAGTCAGGAACATACCTTTGTCGGCCATTTTCAGTTGTCGTgatagaagaagatgatggaagcGATTCGTATGAGAGAAGGCTGACAATTCGATGGAGGGGCAGAGTCGGTGTGGGGCTAGCGGGTAACAAGCTTTATCCAATAGGAAGTGATCCATCACAGCTCAAATCCCTGTAGCCTCAGCCGCGCAGAACCAACAGTGAATCACTCTCGTCTTGCTAAACAAAGCGtgcttcctcttctgcctTGTCCTCGCCCTCAACCTCGCATCTCGATCCCTCAACACCCGCAACCATGTCTCGAACAGGCGCCGTCTCGGTGCGCCACTCCGACTTTAGCAGCaatgctcctcctccgcctgaCCAAGACGAGACGTGCCCCGTGTGCAAGACGACGCGGTACTTCAACCGCGACATGGAATTCCGCATCAACCCCGAGTGCTACCACCGCATGTGCAAGACGTGCGTCGAGCGCATCTTCAAGGACGGACCCAACCAGTGTCCCTATGCTGGCTGCCACAAGACGCTGCGCCTCAGGGGTTTCAAGACGGCTTTCTTTGCGGATCTGGGCGTTGAGCGCGAGGTCGACATTCGAAGACGTGTCGCGGCTGTTTTCaacaaggttgaggaggacTTTGAGACGCTGGAGGATTATAATGAGTACCTTGAAATGGTCGAGTGCTTGACGAGCGATATCGTCAGCGGCAATGAGGAGGCGAAGCGCAAGGCAGAAGCTCAGCTGTCGGAGTGGGAAGCGAAGCACAAGGCCGACATTGAGCGCAACCGACGTCTCGCCCGAGAATCAGATGAAGCCCGTCAGCGCCGCTTGGCAGCTGAAGCAGAGGAAGCGCGACAGCGTCGTATGGAGGAGcacaaggccgagatggaagagAAAGCCAACGCGAAGCGCTTCCGCGAAGAGATGCTCGATTCCCTCCAGAGCGCCGAGGACGGTCGCGCAAACGAGGCAATGAACAAGATCCTGCTCAAGAAGCGAGGCCAAACCAAGCGCGATGGTGCTTTGAGTGCAGCTGGCGGTGCAGGAGGACTCTCGATCCGCGGTCTGCGCGACAAGAAGGGCCCAGCACATCATGTCGTCGACGACAAGCCATACGATCCCTACGGCGGCGTACAACTCACGACGCAGCGCGTCGACCTCGCGCCCGAGAAGTTGGCGGCGTACTCCAACGAGTGGGTCGAGATTACAAGGACAAAGACCGAGTTCAAGGCTGGAGGATACAGTCCTGACGAGTACCTCTCCCGAGCACTCTTCGAGGCATTCTCTGGCTTGGGCGTGTTTGTTGGTGAGGAGAAGCCAGACAGGAGTGTTGCTACAGCTGGAGCAAGGGAAGCGGCCGTCACAGGGGATACTGGAGGCAAGATGGACGTCGACGATCCATTCTAGAGGAGGACGGCTCagtgtctttttttttgggTGGGAACATTGCACTTGGAAGCATAGCTACGGCGTTTACGGTTCAAAGGCGTCTAGGGGAAACAAATGGAGCAAGGTACGAGACGACACTCGCTATAGAGACTAGGGGTTTCACGAGGGGCACAAAAACACGACACGATACCATGGACACAATGGGTATAAAGCAGAATTTCGATCGAGACCAGGATATATAAAAGGAGGAGACAAGggagttaatataataacacCAATGATATTTTTATGACTGCTACTATACTATACCAAGGAGAATAAAAATACCAACAAAAAGGGAATCAGAGGATCGCCAAGGTTCCGCAAAAGGGAGTAGATTCTCGCCAAGGcaggttaaatataatttgcTACTGGAGAGTCAAACACCCCCTTGCGTATCAAAAAACCATCCTTTCACCTTGCGGGGATCCCCTTTTCCCATCTTTCTTCATCCCCTCCCGAAAAACGCCTCGCTTACTATATGGAAAGGGAGGATTGTACAGCCAAAAAAGACAAAGAGAGCGCCGAGAAACGCGGGCTGTGGATatgagagagaaaaagactCATAGTATTGAGTATAGTGTCGTGTAGATGTGAGAGTGGTGGAGAATTATGCCCCTTTATTGCTGCCAGGGGGTCTGCTGGGCAGGTCGGGGGAACACGGGCACTGTTTCGAGCTGATCGAGGCCACCTCCGATCGGTGCTTGATTGTGTTGCCATCCCGTGCCTGTGGCGTGGTTTACAAAGGCGCCGTGACGGAACGGGTTTGTGCTTCCAGTGGGCTGAGCGACCAGAGCTGCACCCGCCGTTTGAGGTCGCTGCTGTTCTTGGGTTTGCGCTGGCAGCATCGAGTGTCGAGCAAAGGGATTCGTACCAGTT contains these protein-coding regions:
- a CDS encoding CS domain-containing protein, which translates into the protein MADKEPTPVEDAAARAKEAEEQAALPYKWTQVISELDITFTVPGNFKSRDLVIEIKKNSLQAGIKGQEPLIKGDLPHPIHVDDSTWTLSTNADGTKTVEIHLDKVNKMEWWAHVVTNAPKIDVTKIQPDSSKLSDLDGETRGMVEKMMFDQQQKERGLPTSDEQKRLDILKQFQEQHPEMDFSKAKIN
- a CDS encoding RNA polymerase II transcription factor B subunit 3, which codes for MSRTGAVSVRHSDFSSNAPPPPDQDETCPVCKTTRYFNRDMEFRINPECYHRMCKTCVERIFKDGPNQCPYAGCHKTLRLRGFKTAFFADLGVEREVDIRRRVAAVFNKVEEDFETLEDYNEYLEMVECLTSDIVSGNEEAKRKAEAQLSEWEAKHKADIERNRRLARESDEARQRRLAAEAEEARQRRMEEHKAEMEEKANAKRFREEMLDSLQSAEDGRANEAMNKILLKKRGQTKRDGALSAAGGAGGLSIRGLRDKKGPAHHVVDDKPYDPYGGVQLTTQRVDLAPEKLAAYSNEWVEITRTKTEFKAGGYSPDEYLSRALFEAFSGLGVFVGEEKPDRSVATAGAREAAVTGDTGGKMDVDDPF